The following proteins come from a genomic window of Bactrocera tryoni isolate S06 chromosome 1, CSIRO_BtryS06_freeze2, whole genome shotgun sequence:
- the LOC120782562 gene encoding structure-specific endonuclease subunit SLX1 homolog, which yields MSNSFFYGVYLLCSQSAEKRYNGRCYIGFTVNPKRRINQHNRGKDFGGAKRTSNKGPWRMVMIVHGFPNNISALQFEWAWQQPALSTRLKQYSELRRKYPKESHFQYNFRILSRMLNVGPWNRLPLTIRWLEREYECDFILKPPLHMEIESGHVQLPKSQATRPKNDEEPPKAIWATECHLCMHRIEDPDRSRIGCINSLCKLTCHIICLANYILSSDENNRGHYIPIAGECPLCEEKFTWVALLQRKRKIQQSGVEHIEEDDEYDDDSDISVSKSDSESESAESKKNTEFDKFDFMETPVLEGANIQNISGDQDEIYELSD from the exons ATGAGTAACTCGTTTTTCTATGGGGTGTATTTGCTTTGCAGTCAAAGTGCTGAAAAACGCTACAATGGACGCTGCTATATTGGTTTCACCGTAAACCCCAAACGCCGTATAAACCAGCATAATCGTGGTAAAGATTTTGGTGGTGCCAAACGCACCAGTAACAAAGGACCCTGGCGCATGGTTATGATAGTACATGGTTTTCCAAATAATATTTCAGCATTGCAG TTTGAGTGGGCGTGGCAGCAACCGGCACTTTCTACACGGCTTAAACAATATTCGGAGTTGCGACGTAAATATCCAAAAGAAAGTCATTTCCAGTACAATTTTCGAATATTGAGCCGTATGTTAAATGTGGGCCCATGGAATCGATTACCACTCACAATTCGTTGGTTAGAAAGAGAATACGAATGTGATTTCATA CTTAAACCACCGCTTCATATGGAAATTGAAAGCGGCCACGTTCAACTACCAAAATCTCAAGCCACCCGACCTAAAAATGACGAGGAACCACCAAAGGCTATTTGGGCAACCGAATGCCACTTGTGTATGCATCGCATTGAGGACCCTGACCGTTCCCGTATTGGATGCATTAATTCATTATGCAAGCTCACTTGTCACATTATTTGCTTAGCCAATTATATATTATCTTCCGATGAAAACAATCGTGGACATTACATACCTATTGCGGGTGAATGTCCGTTGTGCGAGGAGAAATTTACTTGGGTCGCTTTACTACAGCGTAAGCGTAAGATTCAACAAAGTGGTGTGGAACATATTGAAGAGGACGATGAATATGATGATGATAGTGATATTAGTGTAAGTAAATCTGATAGTGAGAGTGAAAGTGctgaatctaaaaaaaatactgaattcGATAAGTTTGATTTTATGGAAACTCCCGTTCTTGAGGgagcaaatatacaaaatataagtGGCGATCAAGATGAAATATATGAATTGAGCGACtga